The genomic region TACCAGTTTGGCCAGGATCAGTGCATCATTCATTAGGTCCAGTAGCGGAGTTTGTGTATGAACATTGTAAAAAGAATAAGCTGCCTTCAGGGTCCTATGGAGAGGATGATGCATCACCGTTGAGGGCAGAGTGTAGAAGCTAGTGAAATCTGTCAGAACACCACCAGCACCCTGAGAGGAGAGGCAGACACGGAAGCTGTTTTAAACACACAGGAATCAACGGACGAACACTGAGTCGGTTTGATTGAACTGATTCCACATACCTCTACTACGTAAGTGTCAATTATGTTGTCCTGCGGCAAAAGCCAGTGAGTGacctcctcttcccccaaagAAGGTGCAAGCTGGAAACGTTGAAGGTATTTCTGCAGCAGATCGGTGACTTGGCGGATGTCACGTCTCTCCATCAGCCGCAGACCCGGGGTTTTGATGCTCTGTATGAGGAgcagagagtgagaggaaaagGTCGATATAAGTTCCTGCCATTCATAAGAGTTATAAAGAGAGATCCCTGAGTGACGGTGTGTAGAGTGTTTACATCTGGTAGTCTGTAGAGTTTCATGGTTCTTTGCAGGGTCATGTTTCTGCTCAGATGGGAGAATTTAACTTCCACAAGTTTTCTGGGGTTCAAAGAACGATGCCAATACCTGTACAGAGAAAAAGGAATTAAAGAGTATTAGCTTcataaattactttttcacaccAAGTCCTGGGTGTTTTATGTCTGAATCCTGCACAGTTTACCTGCATGTGGAAACAGGTTTCGGGAGTACCACTCCTGCTGTGTATACTGCCTGAAATATCCCCTCCAAGTTCACCCTCCGTGTGATCTCTCTGATGAGCACAGGAGCAACACGCTTTGAGCGCAGCTTCTTGTGGACACACAGGAAGTTGATTTCTACCATCCTTTTCAGCCTGGAGGATGACAGAGATGGATTGTGCATTAGTGTAGAAGAGTTTTCTTTAACTCTTTCAATGCACAGTGCTTCACTAATTGTATGATCAGTTGCTCACGTGTCATAGATGCGTATATCCGCAGGGATGGCACTAATAAAGCCAACAAGCTTCTTATTGGAGGACACTCTCACTCCACAATGCCACTGTGGTAACCAGCCAGGTGGACGCAGAGCCCTGAGAGGGGAGGATATGCAGTCAGTTGAACACTGTACATATTCACTTTTCGCTCATTAGAACAACTGAGGGGAAAGCTTACCATTTGAGAAAGTTTGGGGAGTAATCAAATCTAAACATGTTGTCATCGTCCTCCACATAGTTTTCATTTAACAGTGTGTACAGCTCTTTCAGCTGGAAAATACACAGCCAGTCAGTTATTTCATTTTGTGCATCACTTctgcaaaaaatacatttattgtttGAGTATCTCAGACAAACACTGTACTCACCACATCTGCATTGCTGAGATCCAGAGTGTCCCACATGAAGCCTTGAGGTAAGGAATATGGCTCCTGTCTGATGTTGTCTTTGTCAGCTTCAATTGGCCCATGACTCGTCACAACTTCGTCTGCAAAAATAGCACAGAGGGATATCAAACTACTTTCCCAGCAACCACGATTCCAATGGAATGATTTCTTGTAAATACATAAAGCAAATGCAGCACTGGTCATGAgccaacacaaaaaacaagtaTGTTTTTATAATACATTAAAATGACAGCATCTCTCAGACATTCTTAAAAAATGTCTTCTGTTGAGCTCATGTTGACAAAGCTACATCATTGCTCCCCTGCATAGACCTGACTCTTTGACCAATAGTTGTCATGTTAACAGTTCAATATAGTATCACTAAGCATGCCTGGACCCCCACTGTACTTCACAACTGACAGGTATTTGGGACAATGGCTTTACAGAGCAAAGAATATGACAAGCCAAAACCAGGAGTTGGCACAAGTGCATAGAAACGCTGTTAAACCTGATACATCCTGTTAAATGCTGATATGCAACCGTTTGTTGACAAGTGATATAAaacgggcggctgtggctgagcggTCGTCCtcaaaccagaaggtcggcggtttgatcctCAGTCATCCACacctgcatgccaaagtgtccttgggcaagacactgaacccctaaatggcccctcatagatgttgaatgcactaattctGTATACGATTAATGATCACTGGACCATTAAGAGCTcatcaaatgacaaaaaaagctTTAAACATATCATTATTCTTGCagcatatttcaaataaaattaattccaataataaataaacaaggctCTAGCAGTACTTACTTAGCTTTGGCACAGGCTGAGTGTCCCAAAACTGGTACTTGTGCTTGGCTGCCTCGTCGATGCTCTTCGCAGGACCCTGGCAGGACAGCAGCTCCATGGCTCTTTGGATGTCCTGCAACTTCTGAATGGGTAAACCAGGGTTCTGCATGTAGAACAAGGGGCACATACACATGAGATGATGATGTGTCTTGGGCGTGGCCCTTAGGTTtgaagacaacacaaacacatccctgAGTTTGTACAGTATCAAATGGCCCATAACAGCATGTCTTGCATAATTCAAATGTGACCAAAACACCTGATTATTGGAATATTTTTACTGGTCGCTCTTCAGTCTTGAATGAATCCTGGGAATTGTTTATTCTTCAGTCACTATCATTTATAAGACCACTTAGCATTTGGCTGAATCATCCCATCAGCAGACCATACTGTAGGTCATGAGCAGTGTATAAATCCAAGGCTCAATGACCCGTATTGATTCCTTTCACAATGATGGAGATTAAACAGGGTTTTCTTGGCTTGTTGATTATGTGCTtaaggactataattcagctttttttttgtatctcacCTACTACAAGTAACTGGGTTGTGTATTTTGGATTTATGTATGCATATTTCAGACTGGTCACCTTAATCTCCTGAGAGTCAGAGGCAGAGTCAGACTTGGCTCCTCCCGAGCTcggcttctctttcttcctcttctgcttcttcttcttcctcttggccCCCAAATCTCCCCCTGGACTCCTGCAGATGTCAAACACACCCAACATCTGTTAAATCAGATCATCATTACACTAACCTCAATTTCAAATCCCCTTTACCCCTAACTTGAATCAGGACCTAAGAAATGATAAATTGCCAAGGACCACTGGTCACAACAAAGTAGCGATGAAGGTGTATAAACCAGAAAAAGTTCCAATAAGATAACTTTATCCctcacagagactcacagtCATGTGTccgacttcagaggacattacgtACATTATAATCGATGTAATTCATTGATTTCTTGGAGAGTTGAGACTAACCTAACTTTAACAATTTTCACCTTTAACTTAAATGATTTACATGATGGGGACTTGATTTTTGTCTCCAAACAGAATGTAAGTCCCTacaatgtgactgtgtaaacagatttaaatcCCAACacgagtaatacctggaccacacacacacatttgtacttctatcttagtgaggacactcattggaataatgcattccctagccttttaccctaaccatccaaacCCTAATCTAACCTTTTCTAAACTTAATCCACGAACCAAGTGAGGACCGGTTAAAATGTCCCCACTTTGCAaatatgtcctcactctgtagggtccATGCTTaacatggtcctcacaaagctgTAAGCAcaggaacaccccccccccccacacacacacaccagcagcagcagctaacgttagctaccATAGCAACGACTGACAGCGGAGCTAGCTTAACGTTAGCGAGCTAACGGGTCGTGTTAGCGGCTAGCTGTCATGATGTCACTCCGCCCGGGCGCTGGACTCATTCACCCCCTGAAGGTTTAACGTGTTTATCAACCCGACGCTGACGACACCTCGCGGCTCTCACAACAACACATGTGCGGGCTGGAGGTGACGGCCCTGAGGCAAACCGCCTAGGTGTGTTTGCGTCGGCTAACGCTGGATGCTAACTGCGCTAGCTagccatccacacacacacacatatatatagatctatatacgTATAAACAGGGAGCGCACAAACAGGCAGCCGGGAACAGTGCGTCTCCCGGGCGGAGGGAACAGGCCGTCCTCACCCCTGCAGATGCTCATTCTCCTCCTCGTTGTCTCCGTCTATCCCGCAGGTGTCCTGGTCGTCCAGCTCCAGGCTCTGCTGACTGGCCGCGGACTCGCTGTCCTCCGCCATCAcacaaaaatgtctttaaaaaaaaaaacagtgagcgGCCGTGTGATGGAGAGAGGGCAGCAGacgagaggaaaaacaaagacaccGCCGAGGGAAACAGCGCTGCCTACAGGCCAGCGGAGGTGTGACACATTCACACtcccactttttttttcttttttctttttaaatgaatggtACCCAGTGTTCtccaattattaaataaatggagtttcaggggtaagcGTTctttttacccctgaaactaaATCTAATACAATTCAAGTAACTGGTGaacacttcttcaaacgtaatgtgaaaagagaaaaacataaaatgcctccaaacTGCtactgtggtgtcatccaagtgtctgtaagccccgacattcaaaatcaactcgaaacaaggtcatttacaccatgtttataGCCTAAATCTTCACTATGATCCAATGCTTAAATGCGGCTGGATATCAGAGGACGTTAAAGAATCTGTCCACTTACTGCAATTGTATGGGATtctcccccacccctccatctgcatagAGGCgagtagatgatgagtgaatgttcatttttgggtgaactatccctttaacagtaTAACTCCCATTACCACTTACACACCGCCTGCATCGTTTGTCGTGGTTTGGTCTCCTTGTGGTCATTTTGTGCCTGTTTGTAAACATCCAATCATCGCTCTGACATCGCTGTGGACATTTCTCATCTTCACAGTCCCTTAGATTTATGTCGTTTTTTGTAACACGGTATTCGTCCTCAGCCTGAAGATGACTCCAACATATTTGTTTAAGtatagaaacacagacacacagaatcTTCCAGTTTGGCTGTTTATTCAGAATAATAGGTTTCAAATATAATGCAAGCAACCGATTTACACACTCATGATTGCTGTCCTGCAACTCCAACCTCGGAGCGGAGGTTGCCGTGTGAGAGAAGAGTTAATTCACAACATCGACTCACGCAACATTTTGACCGGGTAGTGGAAAGGAAAGAACTATACACTCTGATTGCTATGACTGTATGATTCTTGAGTGGATGTCTGTTCATTATTTGTTAGCACTCTCACGTGGACACGCATTCCgacaacacaaactcacagcCGGCAGCATCCCAGATGGACACTACcaccacacacataaaacattcacacaaacattcacacccTCCAGgaacacaaaaataaagaaaatgcatCGAAATGACCTGCAGATTAGCTTCACGACCAGTCACACTTAGCTTTATGTATCTTGTGCTATGCTGAAAAAGAGAAATCGCTGCCTCGTTGATTGCTGTAGAGGATTTTTACTGTTGCAGCAGCTGGTAGACATTTTACTGAGATGTCTGCAGTGTAGCTTGTAGTGCGGAGGAAAGTTTTACTGCATGCTTTCTTTcacaagagggagagaaagggagggctGAGGTAGTGGAGGAAAGCTGAAGGCAAAAAA from Pleuronectes platessa chromosome 10, fPlePla1.1, whole genome shotgun sequence harbors:
- the nmt2 gene encoding glycylpeptide N-tetradecanoyltransferase 2, with the protein product MAEDSESAASQQSLELDDQDTCGIDGDNEEENEHLQGSPGGDLGAKRKKKKQKRKKEKPSSGGAKSDSASDSQEIKNPGLPIQKLQDIQRAMELLSCQGPAKSIDEAAKHKYQFWDTQPVPKLNEVVTSHGPIEADKDNIRQEPYSLPQGFMWDTLDLSNADVLKELYTLLNENYVEDDDNMFRFDYSPNFLKWALRPPGWLPQWHCGVRVSSNKKLVGFISAIPADIRIYDTLKRMVEINFLCVHKKLRSKRVAPVLIREITRRVNLEGIFQAVYTAGVVLPKPVSTCRYWHRSLNPRKLVEVKFSHLSRNMTLQRTMKLYRLPDSIKTPGLRLMERRDIRQVTDLLQKYLQRFQLAPSLGEEEVTHWLLPQDNIIDTYVVEGAGGVLTDFTSFYTLPSTVMHHPLHRTLKAAYSFYNVHTQTPLLDLMNDALILAKLKGFDVFNALDLMENKGFLEKLKFGIGDGNLQYYLYNWKCPPMDPDKVGLVLQ